A stretch of the Lolium perenne isolate Kyuss_39 chromosome 3, Kyuss_2.0, whole genome shotgun sequence genome encodes the following:
- the LOC139838003 gene encoding uncharacterized protein, with protein MIWLDVKLPDLHPSTWERDILCDPIILDSDRPKIITIMWAIWTSRNSITHDNGTTDPVHSVKRIRDDLAILDLPSGHTKIMPGFGWKPPDDGWIKVNTDAGVALDARKCGAGGVARTASGFVGAWSKPQEGVTDPLVAEALALREGVLFAKLRGFAQVVMEVDCLEVVDLWVTRQGSRSLIAPILFEVEELARDFTSFCIKHVKRHSNHSAHLCAKLACTLGVSECWMSSPPSFLVTSIQADSEGAVLME; from the coding sequence ATGATCTGGCTCGATGTTAAACTACCGGACCTGCACCCGAGCACATGGGAACGGGACATTTTATGTGACCCGATCATTTTAGACTCAGATAGGCCGAAGATCATTACAATCATGTGGGCGATCTGGACGTCAAGAAACAGTATTACACATGACAATGGCACTACTGATCCTGTACATTCTGTGAAGCGGATCAGAGATGATCTTGCGATCCTTGATCTGCCTAGTGGCCATACGAAAATAATGCCAGGTTTTGGGTGGAAACCACCCGATGATGGTTGGATCAAGGTGAACACTGATGCTGGTGTTGCCTTGGATGCCAGAAAATGCGGAGCGGGTGGAGTGGCAAGAACTGCGTCAGGCTTCGTTGGTGCCTGGAGTAAACCGCAGGAGGGCGTCACTGATCCTTTGGTGGCCGAGGCGCTCGCTCTCCGCGAGGGTGTCCTGTTTGCAAAACTGAGAGGGTTTGCACAGGTAGTAATGGAGGTGGATTGCTTGGAGGTTGTTGATCTATGGGTCACACGCCAAGGCTCGCGCTCGTTAATAGCGCCAATTCTTTTCGAGGTTGAAGAGCTTGCTAGAGATTTTACTTCTTTCTGTATTAAACATGTTAAGAGGCACTCTAACCATTCTGCCCACTTGTGTGCGAAGCTTGCATGCACACTTGGGGTCTCAGAATGTTGGATGTCGTCTCCCCCTAGTTTTCTTGTAACTAGTATCCAAGCGGACAGCGAGGGTGCTGTGTTGATGGAATAA
- the LOC127342503 gene encoding pentatricopeptide repeat-containing protein At2g37320 isoform X1 produces MLLGIFKGRPHTTSAVCRWVYPWTASVMHKHSHLLWYRFSNHLPSFSVVRLCMENFGTHLPRKRSRKQGGRDTCDALRVLHLMPGKGYDGKEEGPSHHRIISDCMHDILGVQSENHGMKNGKIQFVNSSSNPVQILPNTIDSHDISACPFMNKHSKGNKFMLLVELHRKGISVDVSILTSAVSFCAVKQSIRGGAQLHALLMKVGCDLSVFSGTSLISLYARCCQLENAYHIFQSMPVKNTVSWTALISGYAQDNQIEPCLQVFQLMRQSACRPNDITFATIFSVCTNHALLALGRSVHGLELRMGFDLCVHVSNALISMYAKCGSIDEAQSIFQRIACKDLVSWNSMIFGYSQYGLAERCLSLLKDMEAEHIVPDVISFLGILSSCRHACLVEEGRLCFKAMIQLGIKPELDHYSCMVDLLGRAGLLDEAWNLIHAMSMSPNAVIWGSLLAACRMHGNIPIGIHAAEHRLKLEPGCAATHIQLANLYASIDCWSDVARVRKMMKEKGLKTNTGCSWIEIGSKVYSFTAENRSKNHQVNDVLAVLDCLRSHMVYKYDVLIDGLEFDDPQHFNVSFSTE; encoded by the coding sequence ATGCTGCTAGGCATTTTCAAAGGCAGGCCTCACACGACTTCTGCCGTCTGCCGGTGGGTTTACCCATGGACAGCTTCAGTCATGCACAAACACAGCCATCTCCTCTGGTACCGTTTCAGCAACCATTTACCATCATTTTCAGTGGTCCGTCTATGTATGGAAAATTTTGGCACGCACTTACCACGCAAGAGATCAAGAAAGCAAGGGGGTCGCGACACCTGCGATGCACTGAGAGTTTTGCATCTCATGCCAGGGAAGGGATATGATGGCAAAGAGGAAGGTCCGTCCCATCACCGCATTATCAGCGACTGTATGCATGACATCTTGGGAGTTCAATCAGAAAATCATGGTATGAAGAATGGAAAAATACAATTTGTTAACTCAAGCAGTAATCCAGTGCAAATTTTACCCAATACCATTGATTCCCACGATATATCCGCTTGCCCTTTCATGAATAAACACTCAAAGGGAAACAAGTTTATGCTACTTGTGGAGTTGCATAGAAAAGGAATAAGTGTGGATGTGTCTATTTTAACATCTGCCGTGAGTTTTTGTGCTGTTAAGCAATCCATTAGGGGAGGTGCTCAGCTCCATGCCCTACTGATGAAAGTTGGCTGTGACTTGTCTGTCTTTTCTGGTACCTCTCTGATCAGCTTATATGCCAGGTGTTGTCAATTGGAGAATGCTTATCATATTTTTCAGAGCATGCCAGTTAAAAATACTGTGTCGTGGACAGCACTCATTTCTGGTTATGCCCAGGATAATCAGATCGAGCCATGCCTCCAGGTATTTCAGTTGATGAGGCAGTCAGCATGCAGGCCTAATGACATCACATTTGCCACTATCTTCAGTGTGTGCACTAACCACGCACTTCTGGCACTTGGTAGAAGTGTTCATGGTTTAGAACTGAGAATGGGTTTTGATTTGTGTGTGCATGTCTCGAATGCACTCATATCAATGTATGCAAAGTGTGGGAGTATAGATGAGGCCCAATCCATATTTCAGAGGATTGCTTGCAAGGACCTGGTTTCTTGGAATTCCATGATCTTTGGATATTCACAGTATGGCCTTGCTGAGCGTTGCCTAAGCTTGCTAAAAGATATGGAGGCGGAGCACATAGTGCCAGATGTAATCTCTTTCCTTGGCATCCTGTCATCGTGCCGGCATGCATGCCTTGTAGAAGAAGGCCGGCTCTGTTTCAAGGCGATGATCCAACTTGGAATAAAACCAGAGCTAGATCACTACTCATGTATGGTAGACCTCCTCGGCCGGGCAGGATTGCTTGATGAAGCATGGAATTTGATACATGCAATGTCCATGTCCCCCAATGCAGTCATATGGGGTTCTCTGCTGGCTGCCTGTAGGATGCATGGAAACATTCCGATTGGCATCCATGCTGCAGAGCACCGCCTTAAGCTGGAGCCAGGGTGTGCTGCAACTCATATACAGCTAGCAAATTTATACGCCAGCATTGATTGCTGGAGTGATGTGGCCAGAGTGAGGAAGATGATGAAGGAGAAAGGACTAAAGACGAACACCGGTTGCAGTTGGATAGAAATTGGTAGTAAGGTTTATAGTTTCACAGCAGAGAACAGATCAAAGAACCACCAAGTAAACGATGTGCTGGCTGTTCTTGACTGCCTGCGGTCTCATATGGTATACAAGTACGATGTGCTGATAGATGGTCTTGAGTTTGATGACCCTCAACATTTTAATGTAAGTTTTAGCACTGAATAA
- the LOC127342503 gene encoding pentatricopeptide repeat-containing protein At2g37320 isoform X2, with translation MHDILGVQSENHGMKNGKIQFVNSSSNPVQILPNTIDSHDISACPFMNKHSKGNKFMLLVELHRKGISVDVSILTSAVSFCAVKQSIRGGAQLHALLMKVGCDLSVFSGTSLISLYARCCQLENAYHIFQSMPVKNTVSWTALISGYAQDNQIEPCLQVFQLMRQSACRPNDITFATIFSVCTNHALLALGRSVHGLELRMGFDLCVHVSNALISMYAKCGSIDEAQSIFQRIACKDLVSWNSMIFGYSQYGLAERCLSLLKDMEAEHIVPDVISFLGILSSCRHACLVEEGRLCFKAMIQLGIKPELDHYSCMVDLLGRAGLLDEAWNLIHAMSMSPNAVIWGSLLAACRMHGNIPIGIHAAEHRLKLEPGCAATHIQLANLYASIDCWSDVARVRKMMKEKGLKTNTGCSWIEIGSKVYSFTAENRSKNHQVNDVLAVLDCLRSHMVYKYDVLIDGLEFDDPQHFNVSFSTE, from the coding sequence ATGCATGACATCTTGGGAGTTCAATCAGAAAATCATGGTATGAAGAATGGAAAAATACAATTTGTTAACTCAAGCAGTAATCCAGTGCAAATTTTACCCAATACCATTGATTCCCACGATATATCCGCTTGCCCTTTCATGAATAAACACTCAAAGGGAAACAAGTTTATGCTACTTGTGGAGTTGCATAGAAAAGGAATAAGTGTGGATGTGTCTATTTTAACATCTGCCGTGAGTTTTTGTGCTGTTAAGCAATCCATTAGGGGAGGTGCTCAGCTCCATGCCCTACTGATGAAAGTTGGCTGTGACTTGTCTGTCTTTTCTGGTACCTCTCTGATCAGCTTATATGCCAGGTGTTGTCAATTGGAGAATGCTTATCATATTTTTCAGAGCATGCCAGTTAAAAATACTGTGTCGTGGACAGCACTCATTTCTGGTTATGCCCAGGATAATCAGATCGAGCCATGCCTCCAGGTATTTCAGTTGATGAGGCAGTCAGCATGCAGGCCTAATGACATCACATTTGCCACTATCTTCAGTGTGTGCACTAACCACGCACTTCTGGCACTTGGTAGAAGTGTTCATGGTTTAGAACTGAGAATGGGTTTTGATTTGTGTGTGCATGTCTCGAATGCACTCATATCAATGTATGCAAAGTGTGGGAGTATAGATGAGGCCCAATCCATATTTCAGAGGATTGCTTGCAAGGACCTGGTTTCTTGGAATTCCATGATCTTTGGATATTCACAGTATGGCCTTGCTGAGCGTTGCCTAAGCTTGCTAAAAGATATGGAGGCGGAGCACATAGTGCCAGATGTAATCTCTTTCCTTGGCATCCTGTCATCGTGCCGGCATGCATGCCTTGTAGAAGAAGGCCGGCTCTGTTTCAAGGCGATGATCCAACTTGGAATAAAACCAGAGCTAGATCACTACTCATGTATGGTAGACCTCCTCGGCCGGGCAGGATTGCTTGATGAAGCATGGAATTTGATACATGCAATGTCCATGTCCCCCAATGCAGTCATATGGGGTTCTCTGCTGGCTGCCTGTAGGATGCATGGAAACATTCCGATTGGCATCCATGCTGCAGAGCACCGCCTTAAGCTGGAGCCAGGGTGTGCTGCAACTCATATACAGCTAGCAAATTTATACGCCAGCATTGATTGCTGGAGTGATGTGGCCAGAGTGAGGAAGATGATGAAGGAGAAAGGACTAAAGACGAACACCGGTTGCAGTTGGATAGAAATTGGTAGTAAGGTTTATAGTTTCACAGCAGAGAACAGATCAAAGAACCACCAAGTAAACGATGTGCTGGCTGTTCTTGACTGCCTGCGGTCTCATATGGTATACAAGTACGATGTGCTGATAGATGGTCTTGAGTTTGATGACCCTCAACATTTTAATGTAAGTTTTAGCACTGAATAA